The following coding sequences are from one Gimesia chilikensis window:
- a CDS encoding efflux RND transporter periplasmic adaptor subunit, which translates to MDSTSSDEDTAHKAVKSAPQLKWNLLLIVVFLLLCLAGGSAAWWYYSSLMQAARQRSRPPASVTVATARKQKWKQQRTGVGTVRAIQGTELTSELAGKVVEIRFESGKRVEEGKLLVLLDTTRERAELKSIEADLKQARSDLSRSRELLKKDATTEESYEQAATEVEQLQASADRQRAVIEKKEIQAPFSGELGIRKISLGEYLSPGSPVTTLQQIEPIYVDFDLPEQDAGAIAEGQTVRISVDAYSDESFRGKIIAINPLVEETTRSFTVRAQLPNQQRKLRPGMFAEVVVELPEAREVIEVPQTAIALNAYGKSVFFVREEQQQSSEAKSSSVESSSDKKTQKSKTKLVARRAFVQTGERRGHQIEVRKGVQPGDRVVTSGQLKIEDGSPVRIAETDAARDVEVKTTKP; encoded by the coding sequence ATGGATTCGACATCTAGCGACGAGGATACCGCTCACAAGGCTGTAAAGTCCGCACCGCAGCTGAAATGGAATCTGTTGCTCATCGTTGTCTTCCTGCTTCTCTGCCTGGCGGGAGGGTCTGCAGCCTGGTGGTATTATTCTTCCCTGATGCAGGCAGCCAGGCAACGTTCGCGTCCTCCGGCTTCGGTAACCGTCGCGACGGCCCGCAAACAGAAGTGGAAACAACAGCGGACCGGCGTGGGCACCGTACGTGCCATCCAGGGAACCGAACTGACCAGCGAGCTGGCAGGTAAAGTCGTCGAGATCCGCTTTGAATCAGGCAAACGCGTTGAGGAAGGCAAGCTACTCGTCCTGCTGGATACCACACGCGAACGGGCGGAACTCAAGTCAATCGAAGCCGATCTGAAGCAGGCCCGCTCCGATCTCTCGCGCTCCCGCGAACTGCTCAAGAAAGACGCCACGACTGAGGAATCGTATGAGCAGGCAGCGACTGAAGTCGAGCAGCTCCAGGCCTCCGCGGACCGGCAGCGGGCCGTTATCGAAAAGAAAGAGATTCAGGCCCCCTTCAGTGGTGAACTGGGCATTCGAAAAATCAGCCTGGGAGAATATCTGTCGCCCGGTAGTCCGGTCACCACATTACAGCAGATCGAGCCGATATATGTCGACTTTGACCTGCCGGAACAGGATGCCGGTGCGATCGCGGAAGGGCAGACCGTTCGGATTTCAGTAGACGCGTATTCCGACGAATCCTTTCGCGGAAAAATCATCGCCATCAATCCCCTGGTTGAGGAAACAACACGCAGTTTCACCGTCCGGGCACAACTGCCGAATCAGCAGCGCAAGCTGAGACCGGGTATGTTCGCGGAAGTCGTAGTCGAGTTGCCTGAAGCACGCGAAGTCATCGAAGTCCCGCAGACAGCGATTGCGCTCAACGCTTACGGGAAGTCGGTCTTCTTCGTACGGGAAGAACAGCAACAGTCGTCTGAGGCAAAATCATCTTCTGTGGAGAGTTCCTCGGACAAAAAAACTCAGAAGTCAAAAACAAAACTCGTAGCACGGCGTGCCTTCGTTCAGACCGGCGAACGCCGCGGGCATCAGATTGAAGTCCGCAAAGGTGTGCAGCCCGGCGATCGGGTGGTGACATCGGGGCAGCTCAAAATCGAAGACGGCAGCCCGGTCCGCATTGCAGAAACGGATGCCGCTCGAGACGTAGAAGTGAAAACGACGAAACCATGA